A DNA window from Patescibacteria group bacterium contains the following coding sequences:
- a CDS encoding threonine-phosphate decarboxylase produces MGYVDFLHGGNIYEVRQRYGKEIIDFSANINPLGLPQSAKKAIYKNFDRILHYPDSKANNITQKIAKYWRIDKENVLPGNGSVEFIYLIMSAFKPKTTRIATPAFSEYERAARSVKSKIRFVRLKEKEGFRLNISQLGSADISFLCNPNNPTGNLILENDKLPKKLLVIDEAFMDFLPDQKNYTFIWKATKCTKIIVLRSFTKFFALPGLRIGYLVAHKEVIARLRQQQPPWSTNCLAQLAAELILNDREYIKKTHKLIENQRQFLFRELTKIKWLRLYPSVTNFLLLKIENGRITAKALQKSLLQKGILVRDCSNFRNLNDKYIRIAVRSHKENLKLIAALKKIR; encoded by the coding sequence ATGGGTTATGTAGATTTTTTGCACGGCGGGAATATCTACGAGGTTAGGCAAAGATACGGAAAAGAAATAATCGACTTTAGCGCAAATATCAATCCTTTGGGTTTGCCGCAAAGCGCGAAGAAAGCTATTTATAAAAATTTTGATAGAATCCTGCATTATCCTGATTCCAAAGCAAACAATATTACCCAAAAAATCGCTAAATACTGGAGGATAGATAAAGAGAATGTCCTTCCCGGCAATGGCTCTGTGGAATTTATCTATCTTATTATGTCGGCTTTCAAGCCCAAGACCACCCGTATAGCTACACCTGCCTTTTCGGAATATGAACGTGCGGCAAGAAGCGTAAAGAGTAAAATTCGCTTTGTAAGACTTAAAGAGAAAGAAGGCTTCCGCCTCAATATATCTCAGCTTGGCAGCGCAGATATTTCTTTTCTCTGCAATCCCAATAATCCCACAGGTAATCTTATTTTAGAAAATGACAAACTGCCTAAAAAATTACTTGTTATTGACGAGGCGTTTATGGATTTTTTACCCGACCAGAAGAATTACACATTCATCTGGAAGGCCACAAAGTGCACAAAAATAATTGTCCTGCGTAGCTTTACTAAATTTTTTGCCCTGCCGGGATTAAGAATCGGATATCTTGTTGCCCATAAAGAGGTTATCGCCCGGTTAAGACAGCAGCAGCCTCCCTGGAGCACAAATTGTTTAGCCCAATTAGCAGCAGAGTTAATTTTAAACGATAGAGAGTACATCAAAAAGACCCATAAACTTATAGAAAACCAGAGACAATTTCTTTTTAGAGAATTGACCAAAATAAAATGGTTAAGGCTTTATCCTTCAGTAACAAATTTCCTTTTGCTAAAGATTGAAAATGGCAGAATAACCGCAAAGGCTTTACAAAAATCGCTGCTCCAAAAAGGAATTCTCGTCAGGGATTGTAGCAATTTTAGAAATTTAAACGATAAATATATCCGTATAGCTGTGCGTTCGCATAAAGAAAATTTGAAACTTATTGCTGCTCTAAAAAAGATTAGATGA